A genomic window from Flavobacterium johnsoniae includes:
- a CDS encoding GAF domain-containing protein, with translation MDIQFFKESPFATIISFHKLIESFEEIALSDVDYRSNYAKAILEQIDLIPELRTGITDYSVIKDNEALIKNILADLFPTALTHNEIKAVTIPFQNISFNYTERFKKILKNAGDEFYMEIRDFSEHQFYINNCCLILSYYYNQHIDFNQPFFYDIPDENGVERHYRILYNADFMEIIPTKNAIELTQEDIDQLIDNYNDIDLWKSKFPKGSWILRGFGIVSLFDATTESAISTLKSNLLKPGATTATSGEEISNIFQSIFNLANLKVGFIIYNPEEEKFLRPEKYDTQLRSFLLSTEQELDCKNAFFGCSFENLLDKNEPFVISNVKKFTEESTNKRLGEHLLKQNIQSCIFAPVIKDGHLLGVVELVSEKPRDLNSVNATKLDLVLPYLTDTIDRYNTDMQHQVEAIIQREYTTIHPSVYWKFKKESQNYFQNLNHTKDYIFKEIVFKNVFPLYGQIDIKGSSEHRNETVKTDLKSQLTALLEIFDNQKPNSNLVLLEQRKFELESLRSELDFPLKADTEQHIQRYIEEEIHPILKNTKGSAKDEKLAELYFEKLDEKTGMFYHERKKFDNAMSIINKRLATVLDKKQVEAQQIYPHYYERFKTDGVEHNLYIGASISPTRPFDIMYLHNLRLWQLQTLCEMELEHHELKESLPYELDVTSLILVFSSPLSIRFRMDEKRFDVDGTYNARYEVVKKRIDKSNIKGSNERITEKEKITIVYSQNSEEAEYLKYIKYLQHKKILEPAIEQFEVEDLQGVSGLRAIRVKVINNTSNSKTKKITYQDLLDELN, from the coding sequence ATGGATATTCAATTTTTCAAAGAAAGTCCTTTTGCCACCATAATCTCTTTTCATAAGCTAATTGAATCTTTTGAAGAAATTGCTTTGTCTGATGTTGATTACAGATCAAATTACGCCAAAGCTATTTTAGAACAGATCGATTTGATTCCAGAATTACGAACTGGAATTACCGATTATTCTGTCATTAAAGACAATGAAGCTTTAATCAAAAATATATTAGCCGATTTATTTCCGACTGCATTGACGCACAACGAGATTAAAGCAGTAACGATTCCGTTTCAAAATATTTCTTTTAATTATACAGAGCGTTTCAAGAAAATCTTGAAAAATGCAGGAGATGAATTTTATATGGAAATTCGTGATTTTAGCGAACATCAATTCTATATCAATAACTGCTGTTTGATTCTTAGCTATTATTACAATCAGCATATCGACTTTAATCAGCCTTTTTTCTACGATATTCCAGATGAAAATGGTGTAGAAAGGCATTACAGAATTTTGTACAATGCTGATTTCATGGAAATTATTCCAACTAAAAATGCTATTGAGTTGACTCAAGAAGATATTGATCAGCTTATTGACAATTATAATGATATTGATTTATGGAAATCTAAATTCCCAAAAGGAAGCTGGATTTTAAGAGGTTTCGGAATTGTTTCTTTATTTGACGCTACGACAGAAAGTGCAATTTCTACTTTAAAAAGTAATTTGCTAAAACCTGGCGCAACAACCGCTACTTCAGGAGAGGAGATTTCTAACATATTTCAGTCTATTTTTAATCTTGCGAATCTAAAAGTCGGTTTTATTATTTACAATCCCGAAGAAGAGAAATTTCTCAGACCTGAAAAATATGACACACAACTTAGAAGTTTTTTACTTTCGACCGAACAGGAATTAGATTGTAAAAATGCTTTTTTTGGGTGTTCATTCGAAAATTTATTGGACAAGAATGAGCCTTTTGTAATTTCTAATGTCAAAAAATTCACAGAAGAATCAACAAATAAAAGACTGGGCGAACATTTATTAAAGCAAAATATTCAAAGCTGTATTTTTGCTCCAGTTATAAAAGACGGTCATTTGTTGGGTGTTGTAGAATTAGTTTCTGAAAAGCCAAGAGATTTAAATAGTGTAAATGCCACAAAACTGGATTTAGTTCTGCCGTATTTAACAGACACAATTGATCGTTATAATACGGATATGCAGCATCAAGTTGAAGCTATTATTCAGCGTGAGTACACTACAATTCACCCAAGTGTATATTGGAAATTTAAAAAAGAATCTCAGAATTACTTTCAAAACCTAAATCATACAAAGGATTATATTTTTAAGGAAATTGTTTTTAAAAATGTATTTCCGCTTTATGGACAAATTGATATTAAAGGTTCGTCTGAACATCGAAATGAAACTGTAAAAACTGATTTAAAAAGTCAGCTTACAGCTCTTTTGGAAATCTTTGACAATCAAAAACCTAACTCTAATCTAGTTCTTTTAGAACAAAGAAAGTTTGAATTAGAATCGCTTAGAAGTGAATTGGATTTTCCTTTAAAAGCAGATACAGAACAACATATTCAGCGTTATATTGAAGAAGAAATTCATCCGATTTTAAAAAACACAAAAGGCAGCGCTAAAGACGAAAAATTAGCAGAACTTTATTTTGAAAAGCTAGATGAAAAAACTGGAATGTTTTATCATGAAAGAAAAAAGTTTGATAACGCAATGTCTATTATCAATAAAAGACTTGCAACTGTTTTAGATAAAAAACAAGTTGAAGCGCAACAAATATATCCACATTATTACGAACGTTTTAAAACGGATGGTGTAGAACATAATTTATACATTGGAGCTTCAATTTCGCCAACTAGACCGTTCGATATTATGTATTTGCATAATCTTCGTTTGTGGCAATTGCAGACTTTATGCGAAATGGAATTGGAACATCACGAACTTAAAGAATCGCTTCCATACGAATTGGATGTTACTTCACTGATTTTGGTTTTCAGTTCTCCGCTTTCTATTCGTTTTAGAATGGATGAAAAACGTTTTGATGTTGACGGAACATATAATGCAAGATATGAAGTCGTAAAAAAACGAATTGACAAATCGAACATTAAAGGAAGTAACGAAAGAATTACTGAAAAAGAGAAAATTACAATTGTTTATTCTCAAAATAGTGAAGAAGCTGAATACTTAAAATATATAAAATACCTGCAACACAAGAAAATTTTAGAACCTGCGATTGAGCAATTTGA
- a CDS encoding glucose 1-dehydrogenase has protein sequence MKNLENKVAIVTGGNSGIGYAAAADLLSKGAKVIVTGRNKEALAKAETELNVTGIVADQSDLKSIDSLVEQVKAQFGKVDILFLNAGIAAFAPVDSASEDHYDNIMNVNVKGVYFTVQKVLPILNDGGSVIFNTSVNAQLGMPGSSVYGASKAAVLSLNKIFAAELAPRKIRVNAVSPGPIETPLYGKVGLEKEEVEGLGAALGNKILLKRFGQAAEVAKTISFLASDDASFITGTEIVVDGGLTVNTVL, from the coding sequence ATGAAAAATTTAGAAAACAAAGTAGCAATCGTGACAGGTGGAAACAGTGGAATAGGATACGCAGCAGCTGCTGACTTGTTATCGAAAGGGGCAAAAGTAATTGTAACAGGAAGAAACAAAGAGGCTTTAGCAAAAGCAGAAACTGAATTAAACGTTACTGGAATTGTTGCCGATCAATCTGATTTAAAATCAATTGACAGTTTAGTAGAACAAGTAAAAGCACAATTCGGAAAAGTTGATATTTTATTCTTGAATGCTGGAATTGCAGCTTTTGCTCCAGTTGACTCAGCTTCAGAAGATCATTATGACAATATCATGAATGTGAATGTAAAAGGAGTTTATTTTACAGTTCAAAAAGTATTGCCAATTTTAAATGATGGTGGTTCTGTTATTTTCAATACTTCTGTAAATGCACAATTAGGAATGCCAGGTTCTAGTGTATATGGAGCAAGTAAAGCAGCAGTTTTATCATTAAACAAAATTTTTGCAGCAGAATTGGCACCGAGAAAAATTAGAGTAAATGCAGTTTCTCCTGGTCCAATTGAAACTCCATTATACGGCAAAGTAGGTTTGGAAAAAGAAGAAGTTGAAGGTTTAGGCGCAGCTTTAGGAAACAAAATTTTATTGAAACGTTTTGGACAAGCAGCAGAAGTTGCTAAAACAATCAGTTTTTTAGCTTCAGATGATGCTTCATTTATTACAGGAACTGAAATTGTTGTTGACGGTGGACTTACTGTAAATACAGTATTATAA